The following are encoded in a window of Planctomycetaceae bacterium genomic DNA:
- a CDS encoding PSD1 and planctomycete cytochrome C domain-containing protein produces the protein MTAESIIESVMENGTTEITESFGRIRGTGDRNNPIRRPLEQPISREDVYVAFEIRYCSDAASETDSKSTAVDPEFFVLWLDRIDGGDQATHARGVPNIGIHHADRGPSKGRNVFMVRTDPANTVWSRIEPKNGQWHRVVVRLTNSDEESRSEYSTIELWIDPHPDDAAKPDATLTGAPSISAIQWLGFATGVKTESTDEISVRNLLLTASWETVTSDVTTLRQTTSMESPGHNGVVWSQQVDFRRDVYPLLQDRCFSCHAGDNPESGYRLDVLREYFGHSTGDVLAIRGRSNHSKLIDAVTTSKLEQRMPPQDEPALEDQQIALLKAWIDQGMVWDEELLPTPRVTSDHWAFQPIRRPEVPRIGDSWVQTPVDAFILRSHIDAGLQHANEAPPDILARRLYLDLTGLPPTPEQLTEFRLKSPDNACSELVDELLASPHYGERWGRYWLDLARWAESQGYQHDFVRPYAWRYRDYVIDSFNRDKPFDQFIKEQLAGDELQPYSDENLIATGFLAAARISGNQEDDAIQRNDVLVDIVNATGSVLLGLTLECAQCHNHKIDPISQRDYYRMQAFFIQGQLGNLSLRDPNIPNPTDISEWIPEPSFDFYSKEVKSLTSKKLFQATDRPHTWGYLSAATGDPDIERFPVVNRRPIRWQPAALKSMQAHMLIRGDAGSPGPPVREGWPEVLGATPDKLGPRSRSALADWMTDRQNPLVARVWVNRIWQGHFGRGIVATASDFGIGGSKPSHPELLDWLACELMDHGWSTKHIHRLIADSAVFRQQRMHHETNAAIDPENQLLWTWPRRRLEAEAIRDSVLVATGELDRSLGGISIPPEREEQKPRRTIYLFQQRSAMPSVMEMFDAPSGIASCSRRAVSTVALQPLFLLNSEFMARRATALAERVSEAASDQDSQIDQAFLRTLSRLPDAAERVLAHEVLATSKQSPPSNSSTSTHLPLTRLCHALLNLNEFVYIP, from the coding sequence ATGACGGCAGAATCCATCATCGAATCTGTCATGGAGAACGGGACGACTGAGATCACGGAATCCTTCGGACGGATTCGTGGCACCGGCGATCGCAACAACCCCATCCGTCGTCCACTGGAACAGCCAATCAGCCGCGAAGATGTTTATGTCGCTTTCGAAATTCGTTACTGCAGCGACGCAGCATCAGAAACAGACTCAAAATCAACGGCGGTAGACCCGGAGTTCTTCGTGCTTTGGCTGGATCGCATTGATGGCGGTGACCAGGCGACACATGCGCGAGGGGTGCCGAACATCGGGATTCATCACGCGGACCGAGGCCCTTCAAAGGGCCGCAACGTATTCATGGTGCGTACGGATCCCGCGAACACTGTGTGGAGCCGCATCGAGCCGAAGAACGGACAGTGGCATCGAGTCGTCGTGAGACTGACAAATTCCGATGAAGAATCGCGGTCAGAATACAGCACAATTGAACTCTGGATCGATCCACATCCAGACGATGCAGCCAAACCCGATGCGACCCTGACCGGCGCGCCGAGCATCAGTGCGATTCAGTGGCTGGGATTTGCAACCGGCGTGAAGACCGAATCCACCGACGAAATCAGCGTACGAAATCTGTTGCTCACTGCCAGTTGGGAGACAGTCACAAGTGACGTCACAACACTGCGGCAGACGACTTCGATGGAATCGCCCGGACACAACGGCGTGGTTTGGAGTCAGCAGGTCGATTTCAGGCGAGATGTTTATCCGTTGCTTCAGGATCGCTGTTTTTCGTGCCATGCGGGTGACAATCCGGAGTCTGGTTACCGGCTGGATGTGCTGCGTGAGTATTTTGGGCACAGCACAGGAGATGTTCTGGCCATTCGCGGTCGAAGTAACCACAGCAAGCTCATCGACGCCGTGACTACGTCCAAACTGGAACAGCGTATGCCTCCACAGGATGAGCCCGCACTCGAAGACCAGCAGATCGCGCTGCTGAAAGCGTGGATAGATCAGGGAATGGTCTGGGACGAAGAATTACTGCCGACGCCGAGAGTCACATCGGATCACTGGGCGTTTCAGCCGATCCGTCGACCTGAAGTTCCCAGGATCGGTGACTCATGGGTGCAAACTCCGGTGGACGCATTCATCCTGAGATCCCACATCGATGCCGGGCTGCAGCATGCGAACGAAGCGCCACCAGACATACTGGCTCGGCGATTGTATCTCGACTTGACGGGCTTGCCGCCAACTCCGGAACAGCTGACCGAGTTCCGGCTGAAGTCGCCCGACAATGCCTGTTCGGAATTGGTAGATGAACTTCTGGCATCGCCACATTATGGGGAACGCTGGGGGCGGTACTGGCTGGATCTGGCTCGATGGGCTGAGAGTCAGGGTTACCAGCATGATTTTGTCCGCCCTTATGCATGGCGTTATCGCGACTACGTCATAGACAGCTTCAATCGGGACAAACCTTTTGACCAGTTCATCAAAGAACAACTGGCTGGCGACGAATTGCAGCCCTATTCGGATGAGAATCTGATTGCGACCGGATTTCTCGCAGCAGCGCGTATCAGCGGCAATCAGGAAGACGATGCGATTCAGCGCAATGATGTGTTGGTGGATATCGTTAACGCAACAGGAAGCGTATTGCTGGGTCTGACGCTCGAATGTGCTCAGTGCCACAATCATAAAATCGATCCCATCAGTCAGCGTGACTACTACCGCATGCAGGCTTTCTTTATTCAAGGTCAGCTGGGCAATCTTTCGCTGCGTGACCCGAATATTCCGAACCCGACAGATATCAGCGAATGGATTCCTGAGCCATCCTTTGATTTCTATTCCAAAGAGGTGAAGTCTCTGACCTCGAAGAAGCTGTTCCAGGCAACTGATCGGCCGCATACGTGGGGATACCTTTCGGCAGCCACGGGTGATCCGGACATCGAACGATTTCCAGTGGTGAACCGCCGTCCGATTCGCTGGCAGCCAGCAGCACTAAAGTCGATGCAGGCACACATGCTGATCCGGGGCGACGCTGGAAGTCCGGGCCCGCCTGTCCGTGAGGGATGGCCGGAAGTTCTGGGAGCAACCCCCGACAAATTGGGACCCAGAAGTCGTTCTGCGCTGGCCGACTGGATGACAGACCGGCAGAACCCACTCGTCGCTCGAGTGTGGGTGAACCGAATCTGGCAGGGGCATTTTGGACGCGGCATTGTGGCGACAGCCAGCGATTTTGGTATTGGCGGGTCGAAGCCCAGTCATCCTGAGTTGCTGGATTGGCTGGCGTGTGAGTTGATGGACCATGGCTGGAGCACGAAGCATATCCACCGCCTGATTGCCGACTCCGCCGTGTTTCGACAGCAAAGAATGCATCACGAAACGAACGCAGCCATTGATCCCGAAAATCAGTTGCTTTGGACATGGCCGCGACGACGTTTGGAAGCCGAAGCAATTCGGGATTCCGTGCTGGTTGCAACCGGTGAACTCGATCGCAGCCTCGGCGGAATAAGTATTCCGCCGGAACGTGAAGAACAAAAGCCTCGACGGACCATCTACCTGTTTCAGCAGCGCAGCGCGATGCCATCGGTCATGGAAATGTTTGATGCACCCAGCGGCATTGCGAGCTGTTCGCGCCGAGCTGTTTCGACAGTCGCACTTCAACCTCTGTTCCTGCTCAATAGTGAGTTTATGGCGCGGCGAGCGACTGCGCTGGCCGAGCGCGTTTCCGAAGCGGCCAGCGATCAGGATTCACAAATCGATCAGGCGTTTCTTCGGACACTGTCAAGGCTCCCGGATGCGGCGGAACGCGTGCTCGCCCACGAGGTCCTGGCAACTTCCAAACAGTCCCCCCCTTCCAATTCTTCCACTTCGACACATCTGCCGCTCACCCGATTGTGTCACGCATTGTTGAATCTGAATGAGTTTGTTTACATCCCCTGA